From one Lycium ferocissimum isolate CSIRO_LF1 chromosome 5, AGI_CSIRO_Lferr_CH_V1, whole genome shotgun sequence genomic stretch:
- the LOC132057302 gene encoding ethylene-insensitive protein 2.2 translates to MESETRTIDYRQQSSMIQRILSASVPMLLITVGYVDPGKWSAIVDGGARFGFDLIMLVLLFNFAAILCQYLSACIALVTDRDLAQICSEEYDKVTCIFLGIQAEVSLIALDLTLVLGTAHGLNVVFGIDLFSCVFLAATGAILFPLLSSLVDNGSAKFLCIGWVSSVLLSYVFGVVISQPETPFSIGGMLNKFSGESAFVLMSLLGASIMPHNFYLHSSIVQQGKESTELSRGALCQDHFFAIVFVFSGIFLVNYAVMNSAANVSYSTGLLLLTFQDALSLLDQVFRSSVAPFTIMLVTFISNQVTPLTCDLGRQAVVHDLFGMDIPGWLHHVTIRVISIVPALYCVWNSGAEGVYQLLIFTQVVVALVLPSSVIPLFRVASSRSIMGIHKISQLMEFLSLGTFIGLLGLKIIFVIEMIFGNSDWVNNLKWNGIGSSVSTPYVFLLIVASLSLCLMLWLAVTPLKSASSRFDAQTFLQMPMPESYPERNQLDASNTNFGLERSFQKQEGTFHVEKCDPDLSTSDLDQILPESLLDFEKVHHLATIDESKSEMTFSAPAVSHPEISSAAKSVGSEVSDVESVDTSVVTTESVDVVEKTLRIEGEMENDRDDGDSWEGPEEATKGVSENAQSFISDGPGSYKSLGGKTEDTGSGTGSLSRLAGLGRAARRQLTEVLNEFWGQLFDYHGAATQEAKSKKLDIILGLDSKMNPKPSPSSLKVESSAYIPSGSARVPESLINSNMYSPKQQQFASGIMDSANRVPKEPGSMWSSHMKLLDAYVQQSSNSNIFDSGERRYSSMRIPATSAGYDQQPATVHGYQITAYLNQIAKERGSDYLNGQQMESPSPRSVSSLSSSNYAEPFARSLGQKPQSGVSSRAPPGFGNVPVARNNSMQQPVNTSTTDLSSTENAESLAGSANSKKYYSLPDISGRYVPRQDSSLTDGRAQWYNNSMGYGQSIGRSAYEQAYMSGSLRTGGGHQRYEHSPKVCRDAFSLQYSSNPGTGSGSLWSRQPFEQFGVAGKPDIASGDQGAMQNSSAQESMSTVDLEAKLLQSFRSCIVKLLKLEGSEWLFRQDDGADEDLIDRIAAREKFLYEAETREISRLTNSGESQFSSNRKPGSASKPEEMDYTKFLVMSVPHCGEGCVWKVDLIASFGVWCIHRILELSLMESRPELWGKYTYVLNRLQGIIELAFSKPRSPMSHCFCLQIPVVRQQQKSSPPPISNGNLPPQAKQGRGKCTTAPKLIEMIKDVETAISCRKGRTGTAAGDVAFPKGKENLASVLKRYKRRLSNKPVGNQEAAGGAAGPRKSTLSPSSAPFGL, encoded by the exons ATGGAATCTGAAACTCGGACTATAGATTATAGGCAGCAGTCCAGCATGATTCAACGGATACTTTCTGCTTCTGTGCCGATGCTGCTGATTACAGTTGGCTATGTTGATCCTGGGAAATGGTCTGCAATAGTTGATGGAGGAGCCCGATTCGGGTTTGATTTGATCATGCTAGTACTCTTGTTCAATTTTGCTGCCATTCTGTGCCAGTATCTGTCTGCTTGTATAGCCTTGGTTACAGACCGAGATCTTGCGCAG ATTTGCAGTGAAGAATATGACAAAGTTACATGCATATTCCTAGGAATTCAAGCTGAGGTTTCGCTGATTGCTCTGGACCTCACATTG GTTTTGGGCACTGCACATGGGCTTAATGTTGTGTTTGGAATTGACCTGTTTAGCTGTGTTTTTCTGGCTGCAACTGGTGCCATTTTGTTTCCACTGCTCTCTTCTCTCGTC GACAATGGCAGTGCGAAATTCTTATGTATTGGCTGGGTTAGCTCTGTACTGCTCTCTTATGTTTTTGGAGTGGTCATAAGTCAACCTGAAACTCCATTCTCCATCGGTGGGATGCTGAATAAGTTCAGTGGAGAGAGTGCATTTGTGTTAATGAGTCTTCTTGGAGCAAGTATTATGCCTCACAATTTTTACCTCCATTCTTCTATTGTACAG CAAGGTAAGGAATCAACAGAACTTTCCAGGGGAGCTCTGTGTCAGGACCATTTTTTTGCCATTGTTTTCGTATTCAGTGGCATTTTCCTTGTCAACTATGCCGTGATGAATTCAGCAGCCAATGTGTCTTACAGTACTGGACTTTTGCTGCTGACATTTCAGGACGCATTATCATTGCTCGATCAG GTGTTCAGAAGTTCAGTAGCACCATTCACCATAATGCTGGTTACGTTTATTTCCAATCAAGTTACACCACTAACTTGTGATCTTGGTAGACAAGCAGTTGTGCATGACTTATTTGGAATGGACATCCCGGGCTGGCTTCATCATGTGACAATCAGAGTTATTTCTATTGTTCCAGCCCTTTATTGTGTATGGAATTCAGGAGCTGAAGGCGTATATCAGTTACTAATATTCACACAGGTTGTGGTTGCTCTTGTGCTTCCGTCTTCTGTCATACCCCTGTTCAGAGTTGCTTCTTCCCGATCAATAATGGGCATCCACAAAATTTCTCAGTTAATGGAGTTCTTATCTCTTGGCACATTTATCGGCTTACTTGGCCTGAAGATTATATTTGTCATAGAGATGATATTTGGGAATAGTGATTGGGTTAATAATTTGAAGTGGAATGGTATTGGGAGTAGCGTGTCTACTCCATATGTTTTTCTCCTCATTGTAGCTTCTTTATCTCTTTGTCTGATGCTGTGGTTAGCAGTTACTCCGCTGAAATCTGCAAGTTCCAGGTTCGATGCTCAGACATTTTTGCAAATGCCTATGCCCGAGTCATATCCCGAGCGTAACCAACTTGATGCGAGTAATACTAACTTTGGTCTAGAAAGGTCCTTCCAAAAGCAAGAAGGTACATTTCATGTCGAAAAATGCGATCCAGATTTATCAACTTCAGATCTTGATCAAATCTTGCCCGAATCACTCTTGGATTTTGAGAAGGTCCATCATTTGGCTACCATTGACGAGAGCAAATCTGAAATGACATTTTCAGCTCCTGCTGTCAGTCATCCTGAGATATCTTCCGCAGCAAAAAGTGTTGGTAGTGAGGTATCTGATGTTGAATCTGTGGATACCAGTGTCGTCACTACTGAATCTGTGGATGTCGTAGAGAAGACACTCAGAATTGAAGGGGAGATGGAAAATGACAGGGATGATGGAGATTCGTGGGAGGGGCCTGAAGAGGCAACTAAAGGAGTATCTGAGAACGCTCAATCTTTTATTTCTGATGGTCCGGGGTCATACAAGAGTCTTGGTGGCAAAACAGAGGACACAGGGAGTGGTACAGGAAGTTTATCAAGATTAGCAGGTCTTGGTCGTGCAGCTAGGAGGCAGTTAACAGAAGTTCTAAATGAGTTTTGGGGGCAGCTTTTTGATTACCATGGCGCGGCCACACAAGAAGCCAAGTCCAAGAAACTGGATATAATACTTGGTCTGGATTCAAAGATGAATCCAAAACCTTCCCCTTCATCATTAAAAGTAGAAAGCAGTGCGTATATTCCATCTGGGAGTGCAAGAGTACCGGAGTCTCTGATCAACTCGAATATGTACTCTCCCAAGCAGCAGCAATTTGCATCAGGCATTATGGACTCTGCTAATAGAGTACCAAAGGAGCCAGGTTCGATGTGGTCTAGCCATATGAAATTATTAGATGCTTATGTGCAACAAAGTTCCAACAGCAACATATTTGACTCAGGTGAGAGGCGCTATTCCAGTATGCGGATTCCAGCGACATCTGCTGGCTATGATCAGCAGCCTGCTACTGTGCATGGATATCAGATTACTGCTTACCTTAATCAAATTGCAAAAGAAAGAGGATCTGATTATCTAAACGGGCAACAAATGGAGTCACCATCTCCTCGTTCCGTATCATCACTGTCGTCATCAAACTATGCCGAACCGTTCGCTCGTTCTTTGGGGCAAAAACCTCAGAGTGGAGTGAGTAGTCGAGCACCACCTGGTTTTGGAAATGTCCCTGTAGCCCGAAATAATTCCATGCAGCAGCCCGTTAACACTTCTACCACCGACCTTAGCTCTACCGAAAACGCCGAGAGCTTAGCTGGCTCAGCCAACTCGAAAAAGTATTACAGCTTGCCTGATATCTCAGGCCGCTATGTTCCCCGCCAAGATTCTTCACTCACAGACGGGAGAGCTCAATGGTACAACAATTCCATGGGATATGGACAATCTATTGGTCGATCTGCTTACGAACAAGCCTATATGAGTGGTTCACTAAGGACAGGTGGTGGTCACCAGAGGTACGAACATTCTCCTAAAGTCTGTAGAGATGCGTTCTCCTTGCAGTACAGCTCGAATCCAGGGACGGGATCTGGATCCCTCTGGTCTAGACAGCCTTTTGAGCAATTTGGGGTAGCTGGTAAGCCAGATATTGCTAGCGGCGATCAGGGAGCCATGCAGAATTCGTCCGCTCAGGAGAGCATGTCTACGGTGGATTTGGAAGCTAAGCTACTTCAGTCATTCAGAAGTTGTATTGTGAAACTTTTGAAACTGGAAGGATCTGAGTGGTTATTTAGGCAAGATGATGGGGCTGATGAGGATCTTATAGATCGGATTGCTGCAAGAGAGAAATTTCTATATGAAGCTGAAACTAGGGAGATTAGTAGATTGACCAACAGTGGTGAATCACAATTCTCTTCCAACAGGAAACCTGGTTCTGCCTCAAAACCTGAAGAGATGGATTACACCAAGTTCTTGGTGATGTCAGTTCCTCACTGTGGAGAAGGTTGTGTTTGGAAAGTAGATCTGATTGCAAGCTTCGGTGTATGGTGCATTCACAGAATTCTCGAGCTTTCACTTATGGAAAGTAGGCCAGAGCTGTGGGGCAAATATACCTATGTTCTCAATCGTCTTCAG GGCATAATAGAACTGGCATTTTCGAAGCCCCGTTCTCCAATGAGCCATTGTTTTTGTCTTCAAATTCCAGTTGTCCGCCAGCAGCAAAAGTCAAGCCCCCCTCCAATTTCAAATGGAAACTTACCGCCACAAGCAAAACAGGGCCGAGGAAAATGCACGACTGCACCAAAGCTCATAGAGATGATCAAAGACGTGGAGACGGCAATTTCCTGTCGAAAGGGACGAACAGGCACTGCAGCAGGAGATGTAGCTTTCCCTAAAGGGAAAGAAAACTTGGCATCTGTCCTCAAACGCTATAAACGTCGACTATCCAATAAGCCAGTAGGAAACCAGGAGGCAGCGGGTGGAGCTGCTGGACCACGCAAAAGTACGTTGTCGCCCTCATCAGCTCCTTTTGGTTTGTAA